Part of the Clostridiisalibacter paucivorans DSM 22131 genome is shown below.
ATACCTAGAAATGTAAGATTGGCAGAAGCTCCTAGCTATGGACTTCCAATAATAGAATATGACATTAAATCTAAGGGAGCAGAAGCATATATGGAATTAGCAAAGGAATTCCTAGAATACGCTGAGGAGGATTTTTAATGGTTAAAAAGAAAAGAGGATTGGGCAAAGGTCTTTCCGCTTTAATTCCAGAAGAATCTGTTGAAGAGGGAAGTCAAGATTTTAATAAGGTTTTTGATATAGATATAAATCTAATAGAGCCTAATGAAAAACAACCTAGAAGAGACTTTGATCAGAAAACATTGCAAGAATTAGCTAAGTCTGTATTACAACATGGAGTGATACAACCTATAATTGTTAGAAAAAAGAATGGTGGATATGAAATAATAGCTGGTGAGAGAAGATGGAAGGCATCAAAAATAGCAGGTTTAAGAAAAATGCCTTGTATAATCAAAGAAATAGAAAAAAAAGAGTCTATGGAAATAGCCCTTATAGAAAATATACAGAGAGAAGATTTAAATCCCATAGATGAAGCTTTAGCGTACAATGAAATAATGACAGAAAATAATATGACTCAGGAGCAGTTATCTGATGTAGCTGGAAAAAGCAGGTCATATATAGCTAATGTAGTAAGGTTACTGAACTTAGATGAGAGGGTAATTGAATTAATTAGACAAAACAAAATTTCAAATGGACATGGAAGGGCTTTATTATCTATATCAGATAAAGAATTACAATATGAATTAGCATTAGATATTATAGAAAGAGAATTAACTGTAAGAGATATAGAGCATATGTTAAAAGAAAATAAAAAGAAGAGAAGGAAGACACAAAAAAACATAAATAAAGATTCAATCTTATTAGAAATACAAGACAATTTACAAAAATATTTTGGTACTAAGGTACAAATTAATAAGGGAAGAAAAAAGGGAAAGATAGAGATAGAATATTATAATGATGAAGATTTACAGAGAATACTAGAATCAATATATGGTAAACATTTAAGTGAGTAGTTAAATCTTATACTATTAAAATATATATGCATAGATATTATAGAATGTTTCATGTGAAACAATAGTTTTTATTATGGAATTATTCAAATCAAGGGGATGATTATTTTGGAAAAGGAAATATATCAAGTAGATGCATTTACAGATATACCTTTTGGAGGTAATCCAGCAGGGGTAATGCCAAATGCTCAAGGACTTAATGAAAATGATATGCAAAAAATAGCTAGTGAAATGAATCTTTCAGAAACTGCATTTATAAAGAAAATAGGCAAAAATGTATATGATGTTAGATTTTTTACACCAAGTTGTGAAGTAGACCTTTGTGGTCATGCAACGATAGCTTCTTTTTATACTTTAGCATATAAACAATATATAGAAAGTGAAAATGATATAATGAAGGTATATCAAAATACCAAGGCTGGAAGATTAGGTGTTGAAATACAGTATAAAGATGGTAAAGTAGAAAAGGTAATGATGGAACAAGGAGAACCTAGATCTAAGGGCAAAATAGTACAAGATATAGAAAAATTATGTAATTATTTAAATATAGATACAGAAGAAATAGGAATAGAAGAAATGAAAGCCTATCCAGAGATTATATCTACGGGTTTACCAGATATAATTCTTCCAGTCAAGAACAAAGATATATTAGATAAAATAGTAGTAGATATGGATGGAATTGCTAATTTTTCCAATGAACTTGGTGTTACAGGGGTACATGCCTTCACTTTATATGATAGTGATAAGATATACTGTAGAAATTTTGCTCCAGCTGTGGGAATAGATGAAGAGGCTGCTACTGGTACAGCCAATGGAGCTACACTGTATTATTTAAAAAAGAATAATTTTATCGGAGGAAATAAAATAGTATCTATTCAAGGCTATAATATGGGAAGGCCTAGCAAAATAAACTGTGAAATAACTCAAGAAAAGCAAAGATATACAGTTAAAGTGGGAGGAAGGGCAAATATAGTAATAGAAGGGACTATTAAATTATAGTTTTTATTTTATGAAAAAGTTCTATAATAATGATATTATATCAACCCTTGTATATTTTAAAATATACAAGGGTTGATATTTTTTAAAGAATAATTAATAGTTAAAAAAATAACAAAAATATGTCAACAAAGACATTTTTTTTAGCTATCATAACTGATAAGATTGTATTATCATGTATACAGTATATCAACTGAAAAAGATTGACACAAAATAAACATAAATTATATAATTGTATTGTACACATATGCATTCAAAATAAAATTATAGACATCTCAAATATTATAAAAAAAATCAAATTAAATTTCAAAAAAATCAAGTAAAAACTTGATAAAACAAAGCACTGAATAAATAATATATACTCAAGGATACATTTTTATAAGACTTTATGTTTATTGTTGCAAATAACAAAAATAAGACAGTAAACATTTGGTTAATTTTTTAACATCCCATATTTTTTATAAGACATATTATTAAAGATAAAGCATTAACATATTAATAGGACATGAAATTTAGTTATATTTAATGTAAAATAATACTATGAGAAACTTCAAAAAAATCAAAAAATTTTTTATATTGTGAAGGAGGTTTAAATGTAATGGACTTTTGTTTTGATTGGAAAGAAAATGAAGAGAAAATTCAAGAGCTAAAAGAAGTTATTGAATCAAACAAGGTAAAAAAAGGATCATTGATGCCAGTATTACATGAAGCACAAAAAATATTTGGGTATTTACCCATAGAAGTCCAAAAGGTCATATCAGAAGGATTAAATGTACCCCTTGCTGAGATATATGGAGTGGCGACCTTTTATTCCCAATTTTCTTTGATACCAAAAGGTCAATATACTATAGGAGTATGTCTAGGTACAGCTTGTTATGTTAGAGGTTCCCAAGAAATATTAGATGAAATAAAAAAGAAATTAGACATAGATGTAGGGGGTACTACTAAAGACATGAAATTTACCTTACAAGCTACAAGATGTTTAGGGGCATGTGGATTGGCACCAGTTATGACAATAAATGAAGACGTATATGGAAAGTTAAAGGTGGAAGAAGTGTCTGATATATTAAATAAATATTAAGTAATTATAAAATTAATAATCTCTTTGGAGGTGTGATAAATGAAATCACTGGAAGAATTAAAAAAGATTAGAGAAGATGCCATAAAAAAGGTGAAAATGAGAAAAGATTCAGGCAGTATTAGAATAGTAGTTGGCATGGCAACTTGTGGTATAGCAGCCGGAGCGAGACCAGTATTAATGACTTTATTAGAAGAGATAAATAAAAGAAATATTTCAGATGTAACAGTGACTCAGACTGGATGTATAGGTTTTTGTGAATTGGAACCTATTGTAGAAGTATATAAGCCAGGTGAGGAAAAGGTTACCTATGTGCATATGAACCCAGAGAAAGCCAAAAAAATAATAGTTGATCATATAGTAAACGACAAGGTAGTAACTGAGTATTCTATAGGCTCTGTAAAGAAATAATATGTTTAATTGTTTCATGTGGAACATCATGAATGTAGAGGAGGGTAAAAAATGGATTTTTATAGATCACATGTGCTTATATGTAGAGGTACAGGGTGTACGTCATCGTCTTCGGATAAAATAGAAAGCAAACTACAAGAAAAATTGATAGAAAAAGGGTTAGATAAAGAAGTTAAGGTGGTAAGAACAGGTTGTTTCGGATTATGCGAAGCAGGACCTATAGTTGTTGTATATCCAGAAGGTGCTTTTTATAGCCATGTAAAGGTAGAAGATGTGGAAGATATAGTAGAAGAACATCTATTGAAGGGCAGGATATTAAAAAGACTTTTATACAAAGGTGCTATAGATGAAGAAAAAATCAAGTCAATTAATGAAGTTAGCTTCTATAAAAAACAAAAGCGTGTGGCCCTTAGGAATTGTGGAATAATAAATCCAGAGGAAATAAATGAATATATAGCAGTTGATGGATATATGGCATTGGGAAAGGTATTAACTGAAATGACTCCAGAGGAAACTATAAATGTAGTTAAAGATTCAGGACTAAGGGGTCGAGGTGGTGGAGGATTTCCAACAGGATTAAAATGGGAATTTGCACATAAAGCAGAAGGGAAACCCAAATATGTATTATGTAATGCAGATGAGGGAGATCCAGGGGCCTTTATGGATAGAAGTATATTAGAAGGAGATCCCCATTCTTTAATAGAGGCTATGGCTATAGCTGGATATGCTGTTGGAGCTGAACAAGGATATGTTTATATTAGGGCAGAGTATCCTATAGCAGTAAAAAGACTGCAAATAGCTATAGATCAAGCAAAAGAAAAAGGCCTTTTAGGAAAAGATATATTTGGTACAGGATTTAATTTTGATTTAGAGATAAGATTGGGAGCCGGAGCCTTTGTGTGTGGTGAAGAAACAGCGTTGATAGCCTCTATAGAAGGAGAGCGGGGTATGCCTAGAAACAAACCACCTTTTCCAGCTAATAAGGGACTATGGGGAAAACCTTCATTAATAAACAATGTAGAGACATATGCAAATATTCCAGTTATATTTTTAAATGGAGTAGATTGGTTTAAGTCTATAGGTACAGAGAAATCTGCTGGTACAAAAGTTTTTGCTTTAGGAGGCAAAATAAATAATACTGGCCTTGTAGAGATACCTATGGGAACAACTCTTAGAGAAATAATATACGATATTGGAGGAGGAATACCCAATGGTAAGGCATTTAAAGCTGCTCAAACTGGAGGACCTTCTGGAGGGTGTATTTCAGCAGAATATTTAGATACCCCTATAGACTATGATTCGTTGACGGCATTGGGATCCATGATGGGTTCAGGTGGAATGATAGTTATGGATGAAGATAATTGTATGGTAGATATAGCTAGATTTTTCTTAGATTTTACTGTTGAAGAGTCTTGTGGTAAATGTCCACCTTGTAGAATAGGAACTAAAAGAATGCTTGAAATATTGGAAAAAATAACACATGGAGAGGGAGAAATGGAAGATATAGATAATTTAGAAAGGCTTGCTAAAAATATAAAAGTCTCTGCTCTATGTGGATTGGGACAGACAGCCCCAAACCCTGTATTATCAACTCTTAAATACTTCAGGAATGAATATGAAGCCCATGTATTAGATAGAAGATGTCCAGCGGGTAATTGCAAGTCCTTATTGTCATATTATATTAAAGAAGATGAATGTAAAGGATGTACATTATGTTCTCAAGTTTGTCCTTCCAATGCGATATCTGGGGAAAGGAAAAAACCCCATGTAATAGACAAAGAAAAGTGTATTAAATGTGGGGCATGTATAGAAAAATGTCCTTTTGGTGCTATTGCCAGAAAGTAATGTATCTGATATGGAACTACAAATGTTATATTTAAAAAAGGGGTGTAAAAGATGAATATGGTCAATATAACTATAGATGGACAAAACATTCAAGTTCCACAAGACTATACTGTATTGGAAGCAGCTAGAAGTGCAGGGATAGATATACCTACACTATGTTATCTCAAAGATATAAATGAAGTTGGAGCTTGTAGAATGTGTATAGTAGAAGTAAAAGGAGCTAGAAGATTAGAGGCATCATGTGTTTTACCAGTTAGTGAAGGAATGGTAGTCAAAACCAATACTAAGAAAATACGAGAGGCTAGAAAGGCTACTTTAGAACTCATACTTTCTAATCATAACGGAGATTGTAAGACCTGCGAAAGAAGTGGAAAATGTGAATTAGAGACATTGGCTAATGAATTGGGTGTTACAGATATAGGTTTTACAGGAGAAATGAATACCTATACAATAGATGATTTATCACCATCAATAGTTAGAGATCCTAATAAGTGTATACTGTGCGGAAGATGTGTCAATGTCTGTAAGAATGTTCAAAATGTAGGGGTGCTTTCCTTCGTAGAAAGGGGATTTAATACAATGGTTGCACCATCATTTAATATGAGCTTAAGTGAGGTGCCATGTATTAATTGTGGGCAATGTATAGCTGCCTGTCCCGTAGGAGCTCTAAAAGAAAAGAATGAGATTGATTTAGTTTGGGAAGCATTAGAAGATGACAGTAAACATGTAGTAGTTCAGACAGCCCCTGCTGTTAGGGCTGCACTAGGAGAAGAGTTTGGATTGCCTATAGGTACTAGAGTTACTGGAAAGATGGCAGCTTCACTTAGAAGATTAGGTTTTGATAAAGTTTTTGATACAGATTTTGCTGCTGATTTGACAATAATCGAAGAAGGATATGAATTACTAGGAAGATTGAAAAATGATGGCAAATTGCCTATGATAACGTCATGTTCACCTGGATGGATTAAATATTGTGAATATAATTACCCTGATTTCTTGGATAATCTTTCAAGTTGTAAATCTCCCCATGAAATGATGGGCGCTGTAATTAAATCTTACTATGCAGAGCAGAATGACATTGATCCAAAGGATATTTTCGTAGTGTCTGTGATGCCATGTACAGCTAAAAAGTTTGAAGCAGATAGAGAAGAATTGGCTGCGACTGGTTATCCTGATGTAGATGCAGTAATAACAACTAGAGAGTTAGCTAAAATGATAAAAGAAGGAAGAGTAGACTTTTTATCATTATCAGATGAAGACTTTGATGAAGTATTGGGAGAGTCCACTGGAGCAGGAGTAATATTTGGTGCAACAGGAGGAGTTATGGAAGCAGCCCTTAGGACTGTTTATGAAGTAGTTACAGGGGAAACTTTAGAAAAAATTGATTTTGAAGAAGTAAGGGGAGTTGAAGGTATAAAAGAGGCTACAGTCACAGTAGGGGATTTAGATGTTAAAATCGCAGTAGCCCATAGTACAGGTCAGGCAAGTAAAATATTAGATATGGTAAAATCAGGAGAAAAGGAATATCATTTTATAGAGATAATGGGCTGTTCTGGAGGTTGTGTAACTGGTGGAGGACAACCACATATTAAAGCCAGAGATAGATGGACTTTAGATGTAAGAAAAGAAAGGGCGAAGGCCTTATATGAAGAGGATATGGATAAAACAATAAGAAAATCTCATGAAAATCCAATGATTAAAAAATTATATAAAGAATTTTTACAAGAACCTAATAGTCATAAAGCCCATGATTTGTTGCATACTCATTATAAGGAAAGAAAAAAATATTCAATATAATATTAAAAGGCTTCTAATTTAAATTAGAAGCCTTTTAATATTATATGAATTCGATTTCTTTGATATAATTAAATATAAAACATATAAATTTATAAATACAAGTTTGCTAAGGAGTGATATTATGTTAATAGAAAAAACTATTGCTGAATTTGTGGAGGATACATCTAGTAAAAATCCGGTGCCAGGAGGAGGAAGCGTATCTGCATTAGCTGGAAGTATCGGGGGAGCATTGACAACTATGGTGGGAAATTTGACTATAGGC
Proteins encoded:
- a CDS encoding (2Fe-2S) ferredoxin domain-containing protein; translated protein: MKSLEELKKIREDAIKKVKMRKDSGSIRIVVGMATCGIAAGARPVLMTLLEEINKRNISDVTVTQTGCIGFCELEPIVEVYKPGEEKVTYVHMNPEKAKKIIVDHIVNDKVVTEYSIGSVKK
- a CDS encoding PhzF family phenazine biosynthesis protein → MIILEKEIYQVDAFTDIPFGGNPAGVMPNAQGLNENDMQKIASEMNLSETAFIKKIGKNVYDVRFFTPSCEVDLCGHATIASFYTLAYKQYIESENDIMKVYQNTKAGRLGVEIQYKDGKVEKVMMEQGEPRSKGKIVQDIEKLCNYLNIDTEEIGIEEMKAYPEIISTGLPDIILPVKNKDILDKIVVDMDGIANFSNELGVTGVHAFTLYDSDKIYCRNFAPAVGIDEEAATGTANGATLYYLKKNNFIGGNKIVSIQGYNMGRPSKINCEITQEKQRYTVKVGGRANIVIEGTIKL
- a CDS encoding ParB/RepB/Spo0J family partition protein; this translates as MVKKKRGLGKGLSALIPEESVEEGSQDFNKVFDIDINLIEPNEKQPRRDFDQKTLQELAKSVLQHGVIQPIIVRKKNGGYEIIAGERRWKASKIAGLRKMPCIIKEIEKKESMEIALIENIQREDLNPIDEALAYNEIMTENNMTQEQLSDVAGKSRSYIANVVRLLNLDERVIELIRQNKISNGHGRALLSISDKELQYELALDIIERELTVRDIEHMLKENKKKRRKTQKNINKDSILLEIQDNLQKYFGTKVQINKGRKKGKIEIEYYNDEDLQRILESIYGKHLSE
- a CDS encoding NADH-dependent [FeFe] hydrogenase, group A6, with protein sequence MNMVNITIDGQNIQVPQDYTVLEAARSAGIDIPTLCYLKDINEVGACRMCIVEVKGARRLEASCVLPVSEGMVVKTNTKKIREARKATLELILSNHNGDCKTCERSGKCELETLANELGVTDIGFTGEMNTYTIDDLSPSIVRDPNKCILCGRCVNVCKNVQNVGVLSFVERGFNTMVAPSFNMSLSEVPCINCGQCIAACPVGALKEKNEIDLVWEALEDDSKHVVVQTAPAVRAALGEEFGLPIGTRVTGKMAASLRRLGFDKVFDTDFAADLTIIEEGYELLGRLKNDGKLPMITSCSPGWIKYCEYNYPDFLDNLSSCKSPHEMMGAVIKSYYAEQNDIDPKDIFVVSVMPCTAKKFEADREELAATGYPDVDAVITTRELAKMIKEGRVDFLSLSDEDFDEVLGESTGAGVIFGATGGVMEAALRTVYEVVTGETLEKIDFEEVRGVEGIKEATVTVGDLDVKIAVAHSTGQASKILDMVKSGEKEYHFIEIMGCSGGCVTGGGQPHIKARDRWTLDVRKERAKALYEEDMDKTIRKSHENPMIKKLYKEFLQEPNSHKAHDLLHTHYKERKKYSI
- the nuoF gene encoding NADH-quinone oxidoreductase subunit NuoF, with amino-acid sequence MDFYRSHVLICRGTGCTSSSSDKIESKLQEKLIEKGLDKEVKVVRTGCFGLCEAGPIVVVYPEGAFYSHVKVEDVEDIVEEHLLKGRILKRLLYKGAIDEEKIKSINEVSFYKKQKRVALRNCGIINPEEINEYIAVDGYMALGKVLTEMTPEETINVVKDSGLRGRGGGGFPTGLKWEFAHKAEGKPKYVLCNADEGDPGAFMDRSILEGDPHSLIEAMAIAGYAVGAEQGYVYIRAEYPIAVKRLQIAIDQAKEKGLLGKDIFGTGFNFDLEIRLGAGAFVCGEETALIASIEGERGMPRNKPPFPANKGLWGKPSLINNVETYANIPVIFLNGVDWFKSIGTEKSAGTKVFALGGKINNTGLVEIPMGTTLREIIYDIGGGIPNGKAFKAAQTGGPSGGCISAEYLDTPIDYDSLTALGSMMGSGGMIVMDEDNCMVDIARFFLDFTVEESCGKCPPCRIGTKRMLEILEKITHGEGEMEDIDNLERLAKNIKVSALCGLGQTAPNPVLSTLKYFRNEYEAHVLDRRCPAGNCKSLLSYYIKEDECKGCTLCSQVCPSNAISGERKKPHVIDKEKCIKCGACIEKCPFGAIARK
- the nuoE gene encoding NADH-quinone oxidoreductase subunit NuoE translates to MDFCFDWKENEEKIQELKEVIESNKVKKGSLMPVLHEAQKIFGYLPIEVQKVISEGLNVPLAEIYGVATFYSQFSLIPKGQYTIGVCLGTACYVRGSQEILDEIKKKLDIDVGGTTKDMKFTLQATRCLGACGLAPVMTINEDVYGKLKVEEVSDILNKY